In one Myotis daubentonii chromosome 1, mMyoDau2.1, whole genome shotgun sequence genomic region, the following are encoded:
- the RNASE9 gene encoding inactive ribonuclease-like protein 9, whose protein sequence is MCTLLTSQSLPLLLLLLQPLPLQVLMLGEHGFSDEMEEKFQDYLDELHSTGPTRPPTKESFQKHVMLSPDYKLFDYHLCTSEMLTRNIHNRYYCRKEHFFLYIAYEELQKACHTKYVACENGVRKCHKTKEQIEGAYCALKKGISMPICEYETTYKKGYALITCRWQDDIGEIIPEYVNAIL, encoded by the coding sequence ATGTGCACCCTACTCACCTCACAgtccctgcctctgctgctcctgctgctgcagccacttccACTGCAGGTTCTAATGCTTGGTGAACATGGTTTCTCGGATGAGATGGAAGAAAAATTTCAAGATTATTTGGATGAATTACATAGTACAGGGCCTACCAGACCACCTACCAAAGAGAGTTTCCAAAAGCATGTCATGCTTTCGCCTGATTACAAATTATTTGACTATCACCTGTGTACTAGTGAAATGTTAACAAGAAATATCCACAACAGATACTACTGTAGGAAAGAACATTTCTTCCTCTACATAGCATATGAGGAGTTGCAAAAGGCCTGTCACACCAAGTATGTGGCATGTGAGAATGGTGTTAGGAAATGTCACAAGACCAAGGAACAAATAGAAGGAGCGTACTGTGcattaaaaaagggaattagcATGCCAATCTGTGAGTATGAAACGACTTACAAGAAGGGATATGCTCTTATTACTTGTCGATGGCAAGATGATATTGGAGAAATTATTCCTGAGTATGTAAATGCTATTTTGTAA